The candidate division WOR-3 bacterium genome has a segment encoding these proteins:
- a CDS encoding C4-type zinc ribbon domain-containing protein — translation MKEHFANLRCLQEIDNEIKNLRERLNELPGKVTDIQKRCEAIKTILEGKKQLLQESKKQYKLADVDLRAAEEKIAAYSVQLYSAKDNVQYKALIKEIETQKKVKNDIEDRIIYLLESIEKLEREIQELEKTVAQAETDAKNRISVLEEERKELEKAVSERESQRTHLAELLPADLLRRYERIRISKGGIAVTNTENDRCNGCLSPIPPQRILEIERQDKLYLCEACGRILLPAEKKTHPAN, via the coding sequence ATGAAAGAACATTTTGCCAATCTCCGATGTCTACAGGAAATTGATAACGAAATAAAAAACCTGCGAGAACGCTTGAACGAACTGCCAGGTAAAGTAACTGACATCCAAAAAAGGTGTGAGGCAATTAAAACAATTCTCGAGGGGAAAAAACAATTACTGCAAGAATCAAAAAAGCAATACAAACTGGCAGATGTAGATTTGCGTGCTGCCGAAGAAAAGATTGCCGCCTATTCGGTTCAACTTTACTCAGCCAAGGATAATGTTCAATACAAGGCATTAATCAAGGAGATTGAAACGCAAAAGAAGGTAAAAAATGACATTGAAGATCGCATCATTTACCTGCTAGAAAGCATCGAAAAGCTGGAAAGAGAAATCCAGGAGCTGGAAAAGACGGTTGCTCAAGCGGAAACTGATGCCAAAAATAGGATTTCAGTTTTAGAGGAGGAAAGAAAAGAGTTGGAAAAAGCCGTTTCAGAACGCGAGTCCCAGAGAACACATCTCGCCGAGTTGCTGCCTGCTGATTTGTTAAGACGGTATGAACGAATCCGCATAAGTAAAGGAGGAATAGCTGTAACTAATACGGAAAATGACAGATGTAACGGTTGTTTAAGCCCAATTCCTCCGCAGCGAATATTAGAAATTGAAAGGCAAGATAAACTATACCTTTGTGAGGCATGTGGGCGAATACTGCTGCCGGCCGAAAAGAAAACTCATCCTGCAAATTA